A genome region from Microbacterium sp. CGR2 includes the following:
- a CDS encoding TetR/AcrR family transcriptional regulator, whose amino-acid sequence MTAEKSAPELVRSLYLLWGHHPQPGRSGITVTQIVQAGIDLADTDGLGATSMRKVAERLGVSTMALYNHVPRKDDLTALMVDTAYANLYDSVDTAKDAGDWRAGLRYVAERNWMLCTRHPWLLDIHESRMLLGPNATRKYEAELRVLDGIGLSDLDMEASLTTVLGVVESAARAQRSDRDQQRDSGLADPEWWAVIAPALEHLMSDDDYPVSGRVGNTLGATFDAARNPRHALDLGVTFVLDGIENLIHASTGSTQQRTPSSLRT is encoded by the coding sequence GTGACCGCCGAGAAGTCCGCCCCCGAACTCGTGCGCAGCCTCTACCTGCTCTGGGGACACCACCCACAGCCGGGCAGGTCCGGGATTACCGTGACGCAGATCGTGCAGGCTGGCATCGACCTCGCCGACACCGACGGCTTAGGAGCGACCTCGATGCGGAAGGTCGCCGAGCGGCTCGGCGTGAGCACGATGGCCCTGTACAACCACGTGCCCCGCAAGGACGACCTCACCGCCCTGATGGTCGATACCGCCTATGCGAACTTGTACGACAGCGTTGACACTGCGAAGGATGCCGGTGACTGGCGGGCCGGACTGCGATACGTCGCGGAGCGCAACTGGATGCTCTGCACTCGCCACCCCTGGCTGCTCGACATCCACGAAAGCCGGATGCTCCTCGGCCCGAACGCCACCCGCAAGTACGAAGCCGAGCTGCGCGTCCTGGACGGGATCGGACTCTCCGACCTGGACATGGAAGCCAGCCTGACCACCGTCCTGGGCGTGGTCGAGAGCGCTGCCCGCGCCCAGCGCAGCGACCGCGACCAACAGCGAGACTCCGGTCTGGCCGACCCCGAATGGTGGGCCGTCATCGCGCCCGCGCTCGAACACCTGATGAGCGACGATGACTATCCCGTCTCCGGCCGCGTGGGCAACACGCTCGGGGCAACCTTCGATGCCGCCAGAAACCCCCGGCACGCCCTCGACCTCGGCGTCACATTCGTCCTCGATGGCATCGAGAACCTCATCCACGCCTCGACCGGATCAACCCAGCAGCGCACCCCAAGTTCCTTACGCACCTGA
- a CDS encoding ParB N-terminal domain-containing protein: MSAPAGHIELERTVASISVGHRHRTAFGDIDELAASIDRDGLLQPITITPDGVLVCGARRLAAIKQLGWRTVNVWVRSGISDRLGHLLAEQDDNVLHKPLTQTEAAALYRELKTLMAEDAARRQASARFSAENQPGSDGGAKFAPPSTGAPGKSREQAAAMVPGGASHTTLEKIGYLQRLADDPAQPADLRKQVSEELERIDAGAPVHPIYEAIRATASAAQEHREADLHQLATEALARAKGARSKRRPPRPLPVTGDGGEPVRYPVRAFVLTWGELANWWSHYDARLLVAELTDEQIESFLTTAEGTSRFAEELRAAHDQASRDGLGSARGHLRAL, from the coding sequence GTGAGCGCGCCGGCCGGCCACATCGAGCTGGAACGCACCGTCGCCTCCATCTCCGTCGGACACCGACACCGCACCGCGTTCGGTGACATCGACGAACTGGCCGCCTCGATCGACCGCGACGGATTGCTGCAACCCATCACGATCACCCCCGACGGGGTGCTGGTCTGCGGGGCGAGAAGGTTGGCGGCGATCAAGCAGCTCGGCTGGCGCACCGTCAACGTCTGGGTGAGAAGCGGCATCTCCGACCGTCTCGGGCACCTGCTCGCGGAGCAGGACGACAACGTCCTTCACAAGCCGTTGACCCAGACCGAGGCCGCCGCCCTCTACCGCGAGCTGAAGACGCTGATGGCCGAGGACGCTGCCCGCCGGCAGGCTTCGGCCCGGTTCAGCGCAGAGAACCAGCCCGGAAGTGACGGTGGTGCAAAATTTGCACCACCGTCGACGGGCGCACCGGGCAAGAGCCGTGAGCAGGCCGCCGCGATGGTCCCTGGCGGGGCCTCGCACACGACCTTGGAGAAGATCGGCTATCTCCAGCGCCTCGCCGACGACCCCGCCCAACCCGCCGACCTACGCAAACAAGTCAGCGAGGAGCTGGAGCGCATCGACGCAGGTGCCCCGGTGCATCCGATCTACGAGGCCATCCGCGCCACCGCCAGCGCTGCGCAGGAGCACCGCGAGGCCGACCTGCATCAGCTCGCAACTGAGGCGCTGGCTCGCGCGAAAGGTGCTCGTTCGAAGAGGCGTCCGCCACGGCCTCTTCCCGTGACCGGTGACGGCGGGGAGCCGGTGCGGTATCCGGTGCGGGCGTTCGTGCTCACCTGGGGCGAGCTGGCCAATTGGTGGTCGCACTACGACGCACGTCTGCTCGTCGCCGAGCTGACCGATGAGCAGATCGAGTCCTTCCTGACCACCGCCGAGGGCACCAGCCGGTTCGCCGAGGAACTGCGCGCCGCCCACGACCAGGCCAGCAGAGACGGACTCGGCTCCGCGCGGGGTCACCTGCGGGCCCTCTAG
- a CDS encoding ABC transporter permease: MSTLTTRTATATVTEPDGSTSPVARAFADTWTITRRDLQHWRHMIGTRVFNWLWPIILMALFLGLIGGALGDDLGGSYIDFVMPGILAMTVFIGLEGTMAAVSNDSLRGITDRFRSLPMSGIAVVGGRCVADLLDSLVTIVVVIAGGLAFGWRPETTVPEALAALCLLLLLRIAMLWTGIYVGLKASSPESLGPINIMVWPILFFSSVFIDTSTMPRWLGVIADANPISATATTVRELLGAPVVGGESWFADNATILAVVWPALIIVIFLPLAVSTYRHLRR, translated from the coding sequence ATGAGTACCCTCACCACCCGCACCGCCACCGCCACCGTCACCGAGCCGGATGGGTCGACGTCGCCCGTCGCCCGAGCGTTCGCCGACACCTGGACCATCACCCGCCGAGACCTCCAGCACTGGCGGCACATGATCGGCACCAGGGTCTTCAACTGGCTCTGGCCGATCATCCTGATGGCCCTGTTCCTCGGCCTCATCGGCGGCGCCCTCGGAGACGACCTCGGCGGAAGCTACATCGACTTCGTCATGCCCGGCATCCTCGCCATGACGGTCTTCATCGGCCTGGAAGGAACGATGGCCGCCGTCAGCAACGACTCCCTGCGCGGCATCACCGACCGATTCCGCTCCCTGCCCATGAGCGGCATCGCCGTCGTCGGAGGCCGTTGCGTCGCCGACCTGCTCGACTCCCTCGTCACCATCGTCGTCGTCATCGCCGGCGGCCTGGCCTTCGGATGGCGCCCGGAAACCACCGTCCCCGAAGCACTCGCCGCGCTCTGTCTGCTGCTCCTGCTCCGGATCGCGATGCTGTGGACCGGCATCTACGTCGGACTCAAAGCCTCCAGCCCCGAATCGCTCGGCCCGATCAACATCATGGTCTGGCCCATCCTGTTCTTCTCCAGCGTCTTCATCGACACCTCCACCATGCCCCGCTGGCTCGGCGTCATCGCCGATGCCAACCCGATCTCCGCGACGGCAACCACGGTCCGCGAACTCCTCGGCGCTCCCGTGGTCGGCGGGGAGAGCTGGTTCGCCGACAACGCCACGATCCTCGCCGTCGTCTGGCCCGCTCTGATCATCGTGATCTTCCTGCCACTGGCTGTGTCGACCTACCGACACCTGCGCCGCTGA
- a CDS encoding ImmA/IrrE family metallo-endopeptidase has protein sequence MATRQEAREVREVKLDELHEGLTGAVEQLVSGPDWARALAFAARFRSRSFSNSVLIWEQHQGAYGAGLVPEPFPSYVAGYRQWQGLGRQVQKGQPGYQILAPVTGRFATATPADADSWRRLGKGEKPRAGEVVRSKMVGVRPAYVWDASQTAGDPIPEPPAPKLLEGEAPAGLWGGLTAQVETAGFTVVRVPHEGMIHGANGMTDYTNRTVAVRENMDPAAQLKTLAHELGHVLMHGPDQAEARQHRGIGEVEAESVALMIGAAHGMDTSGYTIPYVSTWAARVDGKEPVEVVKATGERVRKTTLAILDQLDTVQVADGTPPGLDRHTPQHDQPAHQRPGPERRVEPLPEPSARPASAAAVQGRGL, from the coding sequence ATGGCGACGAGGCAAGAGGCCCGCGAGGTGCGGGAGGTGAAGCTCGATGAGCTTCACGAGGGTCTGACCGGCGCGGTCGAACAGCTCGTGTCCGGTCCGGATTGGGCGCGAGCGCTGGCATTCGCGGCTCGGTTCCGGTCGCGGTCGTTCTCAAACTCGGTACTGATCTGGGAGCAGCACCAGGGCGCCTACGGGGCCGGCCTGGTGCCCGAGCCGTTCCCGTCGTATGTGGCTGGGTATCGGCAGTGGCAGGGCCTGGGCAGGCAGGTGCAGAAGGGGCAGCCGGGGTATCAGATTCTCGCGCCGGTCACCGGCCGCTTCGCCACCGCGACCCCTGCCGATGCGGACTCGTGGCGGAGGCTCGGGAAGGGTGAGAAGCCGCGTGCCGGTGAGGTCGTGCGATCGAAGATGGTCGGTGTTCGCCCGGCCTACGTGTGGGACGCCTCGCAGACCGCGGGCGATCCGATTCCAGAACCGCCCGCGCCGAAGCTGCTGGAAGGCGAAGCACCGGCAGGGCTCTGGGGTGGCCTTACTGCGCAGGTGGAGACGGCGGGTTTCACGGTGGTGCGGGTGCCGCATGAGGGGATGATCCACGGCGCGAACGGCATGACCGACTACACGAACCGGACGGTCGCGGTGCGGGAGAACATGGATCCGGCCGCGCAGCTCAAGACGCTGGCCCACGAACTCGGCCACGTCCTGATGCACGGCCCCGACCAGGCCGAGGCCCGGCAGCATCGCGGTATCGGGGAAGTCGAAGCCGAGAGCGTAGCGCTGATGATCGGCGCCGCCCACGGAATGGACACAAGCGGGTACACGATCCCGTACGTCTCGACCTGGGCGGCGCGAGTCGATGGCAAGGAGCCGGTGGAGGTGGTCAAGGCCACCGGTGAACGAGTCCGCAAGACCACCCTGGCGATCCTCGATCAGCTCGACACCGTCCAGGTCGCCGATGGCACCCCGCCGGGTCTGGACCGGCACACGCCGCAGCACGACCAGCCAGCGCACCAGCGACCGGGGCCGGAGCGGCGGGTGGAGCCGTTGCCCGAGCCCAGCGCGCGGCCTGCCTCGGCGGCGGCGGTGCAGGGGCGGGGGTTGTGA
- a CDS encoding DUF2637 domain-containing protein: protein MGTPVVSRQTGRRWAVVTAVAGTVFIAAGAFWLSFTALADLAARSGIGAGQAWVWPLIVDGIIVVATVAVVALAGQRSAWYPWSLLIVGALVSVMANAIHAVVAADADVPGVLAAAVAAVPPVVLLAITHLTVILTRPLPVPGDAESVEHPASPPEISPAAALVPGTPLAPDGAVDSLAVIGATPPQPPGVVSTGRRERARALRDLGWSNKRIARDLGVHPSTVGRWFSAAHLPDDTGHPAIEEAKD, encoded by the coding sequence ATGGGTACCCCGGTCGTGAGCCGGCAGACGGGCCGCCGATGGGCGGTCGTGACGGCGGTGGCGGGGACGGTGTTCATCGCTGCCGGCGCCTTCTGGCTGTCGTTCACGGCGTTGGCGGATTTGGCCGCCAGGTCTGGGATCGGTGCGGGGCAGGCGTGGGTGTGGCCGCTGATCGTGGACGGCATCATCGTGGTCGCGACCGTCGCCGTCGTGGCGCTGGCCGGGCAGCGATCTGCCTGGTATCCGTGGTCACTGTTGATCGTCGGCGCTCTGGTGTCGGTGATGGCGAACGCGATCCATGCCGTGGTCGCAGCTGATGCCGACGTTCCCGGTGTGCTGGCCGCCGCTGTGGCGGCGGTGCCGCCGGTGGTGCTGCTGGCGATCACCCATCTGACCGTCATCCTCACCCGGCCCCTGCCCGTTCCGGGCGACGCCGAATCGGTCGAGCATCCGGCGTCGCCGCCCGAGATCTCCCCGGCGGCGGCGCTGGTCCCAGGGACGCCGCTGGCTCCTGACGGGGCGGTCGACTCCTTGGCCGTCATCGGTGCGACTCCGCCCCAACCGCCCGGTGTCGTGAGCACGGGTCGGCGGGAGCGGGCACGTGCCCTGCGCGATCTAGGTTGGTCGAACAAGCGCATCGCCCGCGACCTTGGCGTGCATCCCTCGACGGTGGGCCGGTGGTTCTCGGCCGCGCACCTTCCCGACGACACCGGCCACCCGGCGATCGAGGAGGCGAAGGACTGA
- a CDS encoding ATP-binding cassette domain-containing protein produces MRTGEAAIALEGVRKSYGGAKGKPVLDGLDLTVARGSVHGLLGPNGAGKTTAVRIMTTLLAPDAGRVTVAGLDAVRDSARVRAQIGLVGQYAAVDEALSGRQNLVMFARLNRYRPPSARRRAEELLERFGLVEAADRQVKTYSGGMRRRVDLAAGLITAPDILFVDEPTTGLDPGVRQDVWAAIRDLVRGGTTVLLTTQYLEEADQLADQISMLGRGRVVAEGSPTELKAKAGDDWLEVTPAHDTDLARLRAELSAWSSGDVTMDHGLIRVPLADRASSLIGATAALRDADLKVRDLSLRTPTLDEVFLQVTGHTALDTAEPDDNTADTADTADTAKEATR; encoded by the coding sequence ATGCGAACTGGAGAAGCAGCGATCGCCTTGGAGGGCGTTCGCAAGAGCTACGGCGGAGCCAAGGGGAAGCCGGTGCTGGACGGGCTCGACCTCACCGTGGCGCGCGGCAGCGTGCATGGGCTGCTGGGGCCGAACGGCGCGGGCAAGACGACCGCGGTGCGGATCATGACCACGCTTCTGGCCCCCGACGCCGGCCGGGTGACGGTCGCGGGGCTGGACGCGGTGCGCGACTCGGCTCGGGTGCGTGCGCAGATCGGTCTGGTCGGTCAGTATGCCGCGGTCGACGAGGCGCTGTCGGGGCGGCAGAACCTGGTCATGTTCGCCCGCCTGAACCGCTACCGGCCGCCGTCCGCGAGACGCCGGGCCGAGGAGCTGCTTGAGAGGTTCGGGCTGGTCGAGGCCGCCGACCGGCAGGTCAAGACGTATTCCGGCGGGATGCGGCGGCGGGTAGACCTCGCCGCGGGCCTGATCACGGCACCGGACATCCTGTTCGTGGACGAGCCGACAACGGGCCTGGACCCCGGCGTCCGTCAAGACGTGTGGGCCGCGATCCGCGATCTGGTGCGCGGTGGCACCACCGTGCTGCTGACCACCCAGTACCTGGAGGAGGCCGACCAGCTCGCCGACCAGATCTCCATGCTCGGCCGCGGACGCGTCGTCGCCGAGGGCAGCCCCACAGAACTCAAAGCCAAGGCCGGAGACGACTGGCTCGAAGTCACCCCCGCCCACGACACCGACCTCGCCCGACTGCGCGCGGAGCTGTCCGCTTGGTCCTCCGGCGACGTCACCATGGACCACGGTCTGATCCGCGTCCCCCTTGCCGACCGCGCGTCCTCCCTGATCGGAGCCACGGCAGCGCTCCGGGACGCGGACCTGAAGGTGCGCGACCTCTCGCTGCGTACTCCGACCCTGGACGAGGTCTTCCTCCAGGTCACCGGGCACACCGCCCTCGACACCGCCGAACCCGACGACAACACCGCGGACACCGCGGACACCGCGGACACCGCCAAGGAGGCCACCCGATGA
- a CDS encoding NAD(P)H-binding protein, which produces MTNSAHWASPCATATAHSSTGSLRAARSKRSERWATPGGQAVEKRTAAACWLAHHSSQSMHWLGDDRAWCTFSSLADSPVCSIVAICGGGRRDRSLESQTESVEGRHDMTILVTGATGNVGRLVVDHLRAAGSPVRALTKNPKKAALPADVEVFTGYLGELETLPPVLEGVDRMYLAPLPETVRDVVSMAKDAGVRKIVALSQIDADREAERDESEWHYHVIEKAVENSGLEWTFLRVGQFFANSLDWAEQIRSTGAVKGAYGSATYAPIDQNDIAATAATLLLQDGHHGKKYVLTGPESLTKIEMVRIIGEVIGRDIRFEEQTREEAYKDMYDSGWGEGADWMLDLDARFTENPEVALPTFEQINGRRGTTFAEFIANKADKLR; this is translated from the coding sequence GTGACGAACTCCGCGCACTGGGCATCGCCGTGCGCGACCGCCACGGCGCACAGCAGTACCGGGTCGTTGCGCGCGGCACGTAGCAAGCGCTCAGAGCGATGGGCGACGCCTGGCGGCCAGGCCGTCGAGAAGAGGACAGCAGCAGCATGCTGGCTCGCGCATCACAGCAGTCAGTCGATGCACTGGCTTGGCGATGACAGGGCATGGTGCACCTTCAGTTCGCTAGCAGATTCCCCGGTCTGCTCAATAGTCGCCATATGCGGTGGAGGGCGTCGTGACCGTAGCCTCGAATCCCAGACGGAATCAGTGGAGGGACGTCACGACATGACTATTCTCGTTACAGGCGCGACCGGCAACGTCGGCAGGCTGGTGGTCGACCATCTCAGAGCAGCTGGCTCCCCCGTCCGGGCGCTGACCAAGAACCCGAAGAAGGCCGCACTTCCCGCGGACGTCGAGGTGTTCACTGGCTATCTCGGCGAGCTGGAGACGCTGCCACCGGTGCTCGAAGGCGTCGATCGGATGTACCTGGCACCGCTGCCCGAGACCGTGCGCGATGTTGTGAGCATGGCGAAGGACGCGGGCGTGCGCAAGATCGTCGCGCTGTCGCAGATCGACGCGGACCGGGAAGCGGAGCGCGATGAAAGCGAGTGGCATTACCACGTGATCGAGAAGGCTGTGGAGAACTCTGGACTGGAGTGGACCTTCCTGCGTGTCGGTCAGTTCTTCGCCAACTCCTTGGACTGGGCCGAGCAGATTCGCTCCACCGGCGCGGTCAAGGGTGCTTACGGCAGCGCGACCTATGCGCCCATCGACCAGAACGACATCGCCGCCACCGCGGCGACTCTGCTGCTCCAGGACGGACACCACGGCAAGAAGTACGTGTTGACCGGGCCGGAGAGTCTGACGAAGATCGAGATGGTCCGGATTATCGGCGAGGTGATCGGACGGGACATCCGATTTGAGGAGCAGACTCGCGAGGAAGCGTACAAGGACATGTACGACTCGGGCTGGGGCGAGGGCGCGGACTGGATGCTCGACCTCGATGCGAGGTTCACTGAGAACCCCGAGGTCGCGTTGCCGACGTTCGAGCAAATCAACGGCCGCCGGGGGACGACCTTCGCCGAGTTCATCGCCAACAAAGCAGACAAGCTCCGCTGA
- a CDS encoding bifunctional DNA primase/polymerase: MMASPDALASVLTRINEAWPLTAAARVFAAAGVPVFPCMPGGKRPLTAHGFYDATTDPGQLAEWWNKRPGANIGVPTGAASGVVVVDVDVHGPVNGFEAFDHADRAGLVDGWQFLVSSPSGGMHAYYPAAPGQAQRSWQAARVGIDFRGDGGYIVVPPSQVTAGGTSNGYRVRHINPGAAHTLDSDGLRDFLDPRPAPRRPVGGVTREADVSRLAAWVANRGEGERNRGLFWAACRLAENNVPATDALDALTAAARHAGLSQREVTTTVRSAYRTIHPLPSTRDSSVQGRADSPLAADEWFGRDAATGAEPWVPGL; the protein is encoded by the coding sequence GTGATGGCCTCCCCCGATGCTCTCGCCAGTGTGCTCACCCGGATCAACGAGGCGTGGCCGCTGACCGCGGCTGCCCGTGTCTTCGCCGCCGCGGGGGTGCCGGTGTTCCCGTGTATGCCGGGCGGGAAGCGCCCGCTGACCGCGCACGGTTTCTACGACGCCACCACCGACCCCGGACAGCTCGCGGAATGGTGGAACAAACGTCCGGGAGCGAACATCGGCGTGCCCACCGGCGCCGCCTCCGGGGTGGTGGTGGTGGATGTCGATGTCCACGGACCGGTCAATGGCTTCGAGGCGTTCGATCACGCCGATCGTGCTGGACTCGTGGACGGATGGCAGTTCCTGGTCTCCTCGCCGTCGGGCGGGATGCACGCCTACTACCCGGCCGCCCCTGGACAAGCACAACGGTCATGGCAGGCCGCTCGAGTCGGGATCGATTTTCGGGGCGACGGCGGCTACATCGTCGTTCCGCCCTCCCAGGTCACTGCTGGTGGCACGAGCAACGGGTATCGGGTGCGCCACATCAACCCCGGCGCGGCGCACACGTTGGATTCGGATGGGTTGCGGGACTTCCTCGACCCGAGGCCAGCACCCCGTCGACCTGTGGGCGGGGTGACGCGGGAGGCGGATGTGTCGCGGTTGGCGGCATGGGTCGCCAACCGTGGTGAAGGGGAACGCAATCGGGGCTTGTTCTGGGCCGCGTGCCGCCTGGCCGAGAACAACGTCCCCGCCACAGACGCGCTGGACGCGCTGACCGCTGCGGCCAGGCACGCCGGACTCAGCCAGCGAGAGGTCACCACGACCGTGCGCTCTGCCTACCGCACCATCCACCCCCTGCCCAGCACGCGGGACTCTTCGGTGCAGGGACGTGCCGACTCTCCGCTGGCCGCCGATGAGTGGTTCGGCAGGGACGCTGCGACGGGGGCTGAGCCGTGGGTGCCGGGGCTGTGA
- a CDS encoding TetR/AcrR family transcriptional regulator, with protein MSRRVDPERIAQKREQIAVEAARLFATQGYDRTSVAQIARAVGTSPASVFYYFEDKASLFRAVFERDLPAAEALIERHAEAADPVAAILDVLDALAEDAADPSASGMLVELLRRVGDDPELLAVVGRTADVLREGLAALISRGIARGVIDPALNATEAAAWLQTIVDATYLNARSGHSPHADLHRTALGYLAPPQHRQEEGHG; from the coding sequence GTGTCCAGACGAGTTGATCCGGAGCGGATCGCACAGAAGCGGGAGCAGATCGCGGTCGAGGCAGCCCGCCTGTTCGCGACGCAGGGGTATGACCGGACGAGCGTCGCGCAGATCGCCAGAGCGGTCGGCACCAGCCCGGCCAGCGTCTTCTACTACTTCGAGGACAAGGCGTCGTTGTTCCGGGCAGTGTTCGAACGCGACCTGCCTGCGGCCGAGGCGCTGATCGAGCGCCATGCCGAGGCCGCTGACCCGGTGGCGGCGATCCTCGACGTGCTCGACGCTCTGGCCGAGGATGCGGCCGACCCGTCCGCGTCGGGAATGCTGGTCGAGCTGCTGCGCCGTGTCGGCGACGACCCCGAGCTGCTCGCGGTCGTGGGACGAACCGCCGACGTGCTCCGCGAGGGCTTGGCCGCACTGATCTCACGCGGAATCGCCCGCGGCGTCATCGATCCGGCACTGAACGCAACCGAGGCAGCGGCCTGGTTGCAGACGATCGTCGACGCGACCTACCTCAACGCCCGATCGGGGCACTCCCCGCACGCCGATCTGCACCGCACCGCCCTGGGATACCTCGCCCCGCCACAACACCGCCAGGAGGAAGGTCATGGCTGA
- a CDS encoding helix-turn-helix domain-containing protein: MPSAPSPSKGEMRTASALYRPVLAHTQTLHAPVGPVAYDCVKVIVVRSGSAILFSEFGQKPVNVGDAVFLGANVLCGSEPEGHITVTTIYLDTDYVIDQVFWQHAGLFQDRLEAQGFAETVYSDPAQILRLGEDRAGMLMPWLDELVERSLEGGFARNFYRMQAAWFSIAHVIAPFIQVSPVRISALQHAHIRPTLPRHRQFAPLRAEARRAAELLHQAPAEHWTLDGLATQVHLSPSQLSRVFADAYGKTPLAYLTMLRAERLAQSLRETDVPIETAMRQVGWRSRGHAAQQFRKYVGLTPARYRQLTLRPS, from the coding sequence ATGCCGTCCGCACCTTCCCCCTCCAAGGGGGAGATGCGGACGGCATCAGCGCTCTATCGTCCGGTCCTCGCGCATACCCAAACCCTCCACGCGCCGGTCGGCCCGGTCGCCTATGACTGCGTGAAAGTGATCGTCGTCCGGTCCGGGTCAGCGATCCTGTTCAGCGAGTTCGGTCAGAAGCCCGTCAACGTTGGCGACGCGGTGTTTCTTGGCGCGAACGTGCTGTGCGGCTCGGAACCTGAGGGACACATCACCGTCACCACGATCTATCTGGACACGGACTATGTGATCGACCAAGTGTTCTGGCAACACGCCGGGCTGTTCCAGGATCGGCTCGAAGCGCAGGGATTCGCTGAGACGGTCTACTCCGATCCCGCGCAGATTCTCCGCCTGGGTGAGGACCGGGCGGGGATGCTGATGCCGTGGCTGGATGAGCTGGTCGAGCGAAGCCTCGAAGGTGGCTTCGCCCGGAACTTCTACCGGATGCAGGCAGCGTGGTTCAGCATCGCCCACGTGATCGCCCCCTTCATCCAGGTCTCGCCGGTCCGCATCTCGGCATTGCAACATGCGCATATCCGGCCCACCCTCCCACGGCATCGTCAGTTCGCCCCGTTGCGTGCCGAGGCGCGACGCGCTGCCGAGCTGCTTCACCAGGCACCAGCGGAGCACTGGACCCTCGACGGGCTGGCCACCCAAGTGCACCTGTCGCCCTCGCAACTCAGCCGAGTGTTCGCCGACGCCTACGGCAAGACACCCTTGGCGTACCTGACCATGCTCCGCGCCGAACGTCTGGCGCAGTCGCTGCGGGAGACGGATGTGCCGATCGAGACCGCAATGCGCCAGGTCGGCTGGCGCAGCCGCGGCCACGCCGCCCAGCAGTTCCGCAAATACGTGGGGCTTACCCCCGCCCGCTACCGACAACTGACCCTTCGCCCGAGTTGA